Proteins co-encoded in one Cydia splendana chromosome 11, ilCydSple1.2, whole genome shotgun sequence genomic window:
- the LOC134794950 gene encoding ubiquitin-like protein 3 — MSAKNIPGDKINLRLILVSGKTKEFVFSPVDSAGDIAIHVYDNWPEADWAAECVSRAEILRLIYQGRFLHSSVTLGALGLALGRTTVMHLVPREHLPEPNSHDQRQKSKGGSSSCCSASCCIL, encoded by the exons aTAAACCTGCGTCTGATCCTGGTGTCCGGCAAGACGAAGGAGTTTGTGTTCAGCCCGGTGGACTCGGCGGGTGACATCGCAATACACGTCTACGATAACTGGCCTGAAG CGGACTGGGCGGCCGAATGCGTGTCCCGCGCGGAGATCCTGCGACTCATCTACCAGGGCCGCTTCCTGCACAGCTCGGTGACGCTGGGCGCGCTCGGGCTGGCGCTCGGCCGCACCACCGTCATGCACCTAGTGCCGCGCGAACACCTCCCCGAGCCCAACTCACACG ATCAACGACAAAAGAGTAAAGGCGGTTCGAGCAGTTGTTGTTCAGCGTCGTGCTGCATATTGTAA
- the LOC134795051 gene encoding MIT domain-containing protein 1-like: MSTPSTFNAAKKILIRGVELDTKKRYTEALICYQEGLQILVDKMKEEVDDKERAYLRDKVEEYMKRAETIKKLVLQQKEAGKFHEQLRIEDNSTGHSYKSLFGRFLDDDVEFVVVEDPYIRAFHQCQNFLRLCELLVRSCSNLGHIQLVTSQDPKSEQSKREQASWLQSLTEDLLKYKIRFTVQYSETLHDRQITLSSGWIIKIGRGLDFFKPPENKFCLGVYDIDLRKCHETTVDIVHSKNVKQSYG, from the exons ATGAGTACACCAAGTACCTTTAATGctgcaaaaaaaattttgattcGAGGAGTAGAATTGGATACCAAGAAACGATATACAGAGGCACTAATATGCTATCAAGAGGGCTTGCAAATTTTAGTGGACAAAATGAAAG AAGAGGTAGATGACAAAGAGAGAGCATACCTCAGAGATAAGGTAGAGGAGTACATGAAGAGAGCGGAGACCATTAAAAAGCTGGTGTTACAGCAAAAAGAAGCCGGCAAGTTCCATGAGCAGCTGCGGATAGAGGACAACTCCACCGGTCACAGCTACAAGTCCTTGTTCGGAAGGTTTCTGGATGATGATGTGGAGTTTGTTGTGGTTGAAGACCCTTATATTAGAGCTTTCCATCAG TGTCAAAATTTCCTCCGCCTGTGTGAGTTGCTGGTGCGCTCATGTAGCAACCTTGGGCACATTCAGCTAGTGACATCACAGGACCCTAAGTCTGAGCAGTCTAAGAGAGAGCAAGCGTCTTGGCTGCAAAGTCTTACGGAAGATcttcttaaatacaaaattagaTTCACAGTGCAGTATTCTGAGACTCTGCATGATAGACAAATTAC ATTAAGTTCAGGCTGGATAATCAAGATTGGGCGAGGGTTAGACTTCTTCAAACCACCTGAGAACAAGTTCTGTCTCGGTGTGTACGACATAGACCTACGGAAATGCCATGAGACTACTGT
- the LOC134794793 gene encoding DNA-directed RNA polymerase III subunit RPC3 yields the protein MSHQLGRVVSEILLRYYGEIVQQVGNDLFSYGTRPLAVITRSTGLPRSQVIESLRTLVKYDLATFEPSANEVIADYRLIPENVLLLIRYPRYLLQMKTKYGSEAELLVEELLQMATATAHVLLFTIANKYKDDKEKNISIITLKDTFISLATAGYIQQAPVAEMKEGSEVPILTPVATIVPELDSRVLLQAMTAGSLADVNDNVYWKVNYDRFHLDFRDDVMIKAITRRIDENAGELMRLMLEQMYLSSAPWAAESNPAPAPDLRASCRRLDRPLLQQHLEHYTRVLEENGCGFIRRAADAGGGAWVVRAARAAEQLAHSLLDHVVTERLGDKAARIFRLIRTKKYIEEEDIQKYAMLPNKECKELTYKLLEEHFISVQPMRKAASAGGMAKAVYLYHIDLHDVALTCTEMCYRSLHNAARRAAHERAQHARLLAKRRRVRSIVHGMRARGEAEANIDDVEETITPPEHLVLQGVEKRLKQLSVAELELDKSLFILKWFLSYS from the exons ATGTCTCACCAACTTGGTCGTGTAGTTTCGGAGATTCTCCTTCGCTATTACGGTGAAATAGTGCAGCAGGTCGGAAACGACCTATTTTCCTATGGAACTCGCCCTCTGGCAGTAATAACCAGGAGCACAGGATTGCCCAGATCGCAG GTTATAGAAAGTCTCCGAACACTAGTGAAGTATGACTTGGCCACTTTTGAGCCGTCAGCTAATGAAGTTATTGCCGACTACCGGCTCATCCCTGAGAATGTGCTTCTTCTCATTAGATACCCTAG GTACCTCCTACAGATGAAGACCAAGTATGGCAGTGAAGCAGAGCTCCTGGTGGAAGAGCTGCTTCAGATGGCCACTGCCACTGCCCATGTCCTGCTCTTTACTATTGCCAACAAATACAAGGATGATAAG GaaaaaaacatttcaataaTAACACTAAAAGACACATTCATCAGCTTAGCCACTGCGGGCTACATCCAGCAAGCTCCAGTGGCTGAGATGAAGGAGGGCTCCGAGGTTCCAATCCTCACACCAGTGGCGACTATAGTGCCCGAGCTTGACAGCAGGGTGCTGTTACAAGCTATGACAGCAGGCAGCCTGGCTGACGTCAATGATA ATGTGTACTGGAAAGTGAACTACGACAGATTCCACCTGGACTTCAGAGACGACGTCATGATCAAAGCCATCACACGGCGCATCGACGagaatg CGGGCGAGCTGATGCGGCTAATGCTGGAGCAGATGTACCTGTCGTCGGCGCCCTGGGCCGCGGAGTCCAACCCCGCGCCGGCGCCCGACCTGCGCGCCTCCTGCCGCCGCCTCGACCGACCGCTGCTGCAGCAACATCTCGAACACTATACGAGAGTTTTAG AGGAGAACGGGTGCGGGTTCATCCGTCGCGCCGCCgacgcgggcggcggcgcgtgGGTGGTGCGCGCCGCGCGGGCGGCCGAGCAGCTAGCTCACTCGCTCCTAGACCACGTGGTCACCGAGAGGCTCGGGGATAAGGCCGCTAGGATATTCAG ATTAATTCGCACTAAGAAATACATAGAAGAAGAAGACATCCAGAAATACGCCATGCTTCCTAACAAAGAATGTAAAGAACTCACCTACAAATTATTAGAAGAACATTTCATCAGCGTACAg CCGATGCGAAAAGCGGCATCTGCTGGTGGAATGGCGAAGGCTGTCTACCTTTATCACATCGACTTGCATGAC GTGGCGCTAACGTGCACGGAGATGTGCTACCGCTCGCTGCacaacgcggcgcggcgcgcggcgcaCGAGCGCGCGCAGCACGCGCGCCTGCTCGCCAAGCGGCGCCGCGTGCGCAGCATCGTGCACGGCATGCGCGCCCGGGGGGAGGCCGAGGCGAATATCGACGAT GTTGAAGAAACCATAACGCCGCCGGAGCACCTGGTGCTGCAGGGCGTGGAGAAACGGCTGAAACAGCTGAGCGTCGCGGAATTGGAACTGGACAAGTCGCTGTTCATACTCAAGTGGTTTCTCTCCTACTCTTAA